TCGGAAAGTACAAATAATCTCAGGGCTACCTTAGAAATAGGTTTTCCTCCAATTATCGAGAGCTATACTTCAAATGTTACTCTAATAAGACCGAAACTTGTACGTGCAGTGTGTAGCGAGGGAAGATTATTTCATTATCTGGAGAATACTTGGAGATTTTCCTCAGGCCTGAAGAGTAATCCAAGGAGTTGTATCAtagatttttatatttgttttagGTTCAAATCATTGATTCATTCTCAAATTGCTTTGTTTTTCTTCGATAATTTAGTCAGTAAAATGGAGAAAGCATTCATTGAAGAAGCTGGAAAACGGTATGGCCAAGCAACAgtacctatctatccattggaAGTAGTTAAGACCTAACTATTATCTTTTATTGTGATAAAATGTCGAGATatgtaatattttatttttgacatTGTATTTGagtttattaaaattatttaagaTACATATATGTTGTTTTTCTTCAACCTGATTTTAAGTTGTTatccaaaatgaaaatgtggtcTATGAATGTTCTTTTTAAAGTGCTTATCATTTTTTGTAGTCACTGTAATAAAAACTAAAAACCAGAGACAACCGAGACGGTCAACTAGGAACTAAATCTATGTCCGATTTTATcttccatctctttctaacatTGGCTTTGGGAATATATAGGTGGCGCTGGAATAGGCGGCGGAAGAAatggcgggaaatttgaatctcCATTAGTCCATATCGCAGttaaatatttcgatttttgcGAACATGAGGAaaaagctctcatttttgatatTCAAGACACATATAATATCGACGAAAATATCTTGAATaacaaaaatgaaagtttttcttcatgtgcaaagttaatcatttttgacatttttaggAATAACAAAACTCTGTATTCACAAGAATATGTTTATTGGCATACACACACATATTGGTACATACATATACAACTAGTAAATCcaagaatttattacaattggtgcataaaaattgaagattagaacatataaaattcattaaactttgaaatttttgaaaaccatgaaaattaGAGCCATGAAGGTCATAAAAGTAGACAAGAATGGCGATCGAAATGGGTGATGATGCAAAAGCTGGTCGAAGAgaagtaaaaaaataaattaaatcagGAATGAAGCCTTTTTTTTGCATCTGACTTAACTTCTTCACACTTCCTTTTGCAACACCAAGGAATGCCAATCCCACATATTGCAGCAGAATATGTTTATTGACATacacacatatatatatatagctgGTGAATCcaagaatttattacaattggtacatagaaattgaagattagaacatataaaattcattaaactttgaaatttttgaaaaacatgaaaattagaGCCATGAAGGTCATAAAGGTAGACAAGAATGGCGATCGAAATGGGTGATGATGCAAAAGCTGGTCGAAGAGAagtaaaaaaataaatcaaatcaGGAATGacgcaattttttaatttttttttcataggcCTTTTTTTTGGCATCTGACTTTACTTCTTCGCACTTCCTTTTGCACCACCAAGGAATGCCAATCCTGCATATTGCAGCAGTCGTGATGTCCCTTATGCGATTTTTATGATCAGGACATCCTAGATCCTCAAAATTTATGTCAGATCTAAGTACCCCAAGTGCGGTTGCTGCTACTTTAGGATGGGATGGGGAGTTATCTAAAAATTCCTCCAACCTGTTAAATCCACATCCTACAGCAACAGAGTACCTTTCACTTGGGTACATTAGGACTGATCTTTCATCCGACCATTCTTTATTCGCtatgaataaattttgaggTTCTGAACTGGATGAACTGATCATATTATCGCATAAGGCACAGCATATGTGTTTTTTGAGGGCCTTCAGAATAGCTCCTGCCACATATGCTACCGAAAAACCACCAGGGTTTCCAGAAGAAACTTCTTTCGATATATTAACCGACAGTTCCTCAGGTGATGTCTGGAACTGAGGTATTTGATCGGTCAAAGAAGCATCTTCTGGAACTTCCATCTCCTCCCTCTCAAGGGAAATATTGAGGAATGATTTCAAATTGCACAAAAGTGTATTTTCGTCATCCTCACAATTTCTCCCCTGAAAGCTTTGATTAACCAAACCATTGAGGAGTTGTGTTTTCAGGGTTCCAATGAATTGCTGCACTGTAGGATTGTCATTGGATCCGCAACCATACCTTATTTGCCCAAACAGGTTCTCCAATGGATCTTGATTCAAAGATCTGGTCCTCAGGGAAATGAAACCATTGTTCCTTAAGTATTTCCAGATCATTTGAATCGCATTTATAGATTGGAGCCAACCTGTTTGGGAAGGTGGCATAGATTTTCGGATTCTGCCATTTTTTGTATACCTCATGAACTGCCAATTTTGCACCTTCTCATGTTCCTCCTTCCAAAATTTTATGTGAGGGGAGCCTAGCTTCAAAGGTCCCCTCAGCTCCTTTCCAAAAGGACCTACAGCCGCTTTCCCATTGAAGCTGTCGAACAGCATGTCCACTTCTGTGATGAAGTTTGCCGTAGCGACAGCTTCCGAGTCCAGTTGCCCTGAAAGATTAAGAAAAGATTATTAGAGTTGGTTAAGTTAGGTTGATGAAATATATATTACCTCCACTGACCAAAGTGAATACATAAGCTGCAACTGTACGACTCAGTACTTTTGCAGCTACATTCACTTTCATTGCATACTGCAATATGGGCTTCAAGTAAATCTCCTTGATTTTGCAAAGACTTCTGAGCACCATATTTTTGGATTTGTCTATTTCGTAAGCTTTAACCACATGTTCAAATTTCGCTATTTTGGTAACTGTGGTTTCACCAATTTTCAGCGGAATTTGGACATTATGCTTACGAAACAGAGAATATGAGCATTTTAACAGATGTGGTGGGTCGAACatgcaaaaaacttttttttcttcaaagaagAAAAAAGGTGTCTCCATGGTAGCACCAAGTTCTTTCACGCACCTCACATTGCTGGGACCCATATCGCAGATTGTAGCAACAACATCCACTTTGGCCATGTGCTTTGCTGCAGAGAGGACTGTTAAGAGACAATCTTTCAACTCTGCAGCATTACAACCCCTGTGGCTGAAAAAAAATGCCACTGGTTGCTTCCAATTTTTGCCCAACCCTACCAGCATAAATACCAATGCTTTGGTGGCAAGCCTTTTACTGAAGCTGAATCCTCCAAAATCTTCAAAACCAAGAATTTTATCTTCCCCACTATCATACTGGACAGCTTCTTTAATGTCCATCTCATCAAAAAGAAGGACACAGCATCTTTCTTTACCTTGGGGAAGATTTTGATCAATTtggtcaaaaatattttggtttATGCCAACTTTGAAAGGAACCTTCTTCAGCAAATTAAGAATAGTATTTTTGCATGGTAGGGATGCAAATTTTCGGAGGAGATTGTAGCAACGTGGACTCCTCTTGAAGAGAGATAGTGCCAATATTTTGTCCTCCAGGGACCATCTTCTTCCTTTAACGTTTTTTACTTTATAGTTTCTGATTTGAGACACCATCAAATTGGCTGTCAGTGATGGCACATccttaaaaatattcttcacaacCCTTTCATTCGAAATGTCAAGGATATCACTGACAGCAGCACTCCTTTTTCTGCACAATGCCTTCACCTTCCGCAGTTGATCCTCCTTTCTCCGTATTATATCGACCAATTTCCTCTTTCTTGGTGTCGAATTTGAAAGATGGAAATTGTCGATATTTCTAAATTCACGGGATCTCCTCCACATTGGAGACTGTGGCAATGCCGGAGTGCTCGGTGTCGGATCATTGAGATCTGAAAATAGACAAAtgatttttacatttattcataatagaaaaagttTGCTGACACACCTCAATACTTGATATGTAATAATGATCAGTGATGATAATAAGTCAGAAATTGTCTAATGACAATTCTTAcatacaaaatgaataaaagttttaagattttcattgaaagcaAAAACCATACCTGATAATGAAATTGATGTACCTGCATGTATCTCTTCAGTTACAGAAGCTTTTCCCTCATTAGCTGGAACTAATTAAAAGATCATTGAAGTTGTAGTTTATAAGAGAATCATACATTTGATGGAATTGTAGAAAACATGGAACCATATAAactaaattaatattttatggaAATGAATATAATACCTGATGATGGGAATGTGGAAGTACTTGATACAGCAGCATGTTCCTCATCAGTGTTAGGTTCTACCTCATCAGCTAGaactaattgaaaaacaataagaatTGTATTTGATTAGGGATTTACACATTTAATTATAGCATCAAAGATAACATGCAACCATATGAACTAAAttgatatttataggaatgaatAAAATACCTGACGCTGCGAATGTGGATATACCTGATGTACCAACATGTTCCTCATTAATAAGGGAAGGCATGCTTTCCAATGTATTTGCTGAAACATCGAAATAGGAGTTAGCATTGTAATATATGAATATGATAATATGCAACGTTGGACGAAATTAGTAATTttagaaacaaaattaattaccTGCAGAAGAAGAGATTACCCAAGGCATGGGAATAGCATTTCTATTCAGTTTCTGCAAACTTGAATCGGTGAAAGCTTCCCTTCTGAAATGGTTGTTGCAAATTCTGTGATGCTTTCTTACAGCACATGCTTTAAAACCCAGAGTTTGCATCCACAACTCATTCCTGTGaaagaaaatatacatttaCTCAAATGATCTTAGGtttaaataaacaattttaCGTACCTTGCAGGGTTgtatggaaaacaaaataatctctggacTTCTGACTCAGAAGCCCCACATATCAAACACTTTCTTTCGgccataataaaaattaaaatcacTAAAATCACTTGCACGAGGCGTTCTCTAAGGAAATTCAAAATGATTCTTAGAGATCAGATAAACAGAGTCATGCGCCATTCCGCTTCTTccataaatttttcttcttctttatcaTTCTGTACATTGACATTTCAAATTATCCAAAAAGCGTTGGTAGCGCCCTCTGGAAATTACTGGAGGAGATGGTTAAAAAGGATAGACTTATACAAGTCACACAGAACAGAGAGAGATGCAGCATCATTCTTAACTTCGGACAAATTTTGGCCTGGAGTTGACCGTCTCGGTTGTCTCTGTCTATTTTTCCTAGAGCCCtctattattatttcatttaatCTAATCTTCAATTTCCTCAACCAGTCCAAGAGCAATTAATAATTAGGCGAACCAACATTACATCAAATTAAGACTCCGTaaacaaaatatataaattcatATATTACATTATTCAAAGATATTacgtaatataatataataatatattttcacATCAATCCGACTTTGATGAGGACACAAATAAGAAGAAGATTTTTCCCTCCTGAATTTTTGACAAAGAGTTTtcgaattcaaatttcaaattaaacTCAAGTCACATCGATAACGGTCACATTGACATTTCAATGGAAGTACAAGCAGGCAGATTTTAATTTTGATCTTATCCGTTATTTTCTTTCACTTACTGAGTTTTTTAATTGAACTTCAATATACACTCTACAAATATCTAAAAAAATCTACTATATTCTATGTAAAATGGCCGAAATCAAGAATAAAAAGTGTGGTACTGAAGATCAGAGTAATACAAAGCAAAAAGATTTAGTTCACTCCACACCGAAATTGAAGAGTACACGACCTCCAGCAAGGACAGTTTTAATGGACAGTACAAATAccaaagaaaaaaaagattcCCCGGTGGCCAGATCTCGTAATACCAAAGTTAATGATCTGGCCGCGGAAGGAGCCAGTCAGAATCGAAAGCCAGAAGTTGGTAAAACATCTCAAAGTAAGAATCCTAGCAATACTAAACAAGATAAAAATGTACATAAGTGGACTTTGGCTGATTTCGATATAGGTAAGCCCCTCGGTAAAGGAAAATTTGGAAATGTGTATTTGGCTCGTGAAAAACGTACTAAATTTATAGTGGCTTTGAAAGTGTTATTCAAGAATGCAATAAATAGTTATAATAATGAGCATCAAGTACGTAGGGAAATTGAGATTCAGACACACCTGAGGCATCCAAATATAATTCGCATGTTTGCTTATTTTCACGATGAAACTAGAGTTTATCTTGTTTTGGAGTATGCTCCTAATGGGACGCTATATAAAGCTCTGCAATCTGCTCCAAATAAACGATTTCATGAACCTATAACTGCCAACTATTTTGCGCAAGTGACCGATGCTCTAAAATACTGTCATGCACATAAAGTGATCCACCGTGATATTAAACCGGAGAATTTGCTGCTTGGTCCTGCAGGGGAAATCAAAATAGCAGATTTTGGTTGGTCTGTACATGCACCTTCTTCTAGACGAGAGACACTTTGTGGAACTTTAGATTACCTTCCTCCAGAAATGGTTTTGGGTAAGCCTCACAATGAAAAGGTCGACCTTTGGAGTCTGGGAGTGTTATGTTATGAGCTTTTGGTGGGTCGTCCCCCATTTGAAACAGAAAGTTATGAGAACACTTATAATGCTATCCGCACAATTAAATATTCATTTCCCGATTATGTTTCTGCAGAAGCTAAGGATCTTATCAGCAAACTGCTTGTGCTAGATCCTGATGAAAGATTGAGtttagaaaatattttaaaGCATCCTTGGGTTTTAAAACATGTTgagaaataatttattgaatatgtgattattcttttttatTGCCATTGTAAGACTTTGTTATGTATATAGGGTAAAGTGATAATGACCTTGTTTGATTGCATTCCTTTTaacaaaattcatgaaatacaTAACACATTCTGGTTATTCCTTCTTATTTGTATTTCGTTGTTGCAAGATTTTAAATACAGGATGGATGTAATCgaaatatttcatcatttctATTCCCAGATGATTAGTCCCaagattattgaaaataaaatctatTTTGTTAAAATTGAGGTACAACAGAACATTCACtgtaaatgaaattcaacaaatgagAATTCTCAAAACTTTGTGGTTTGTTATCTTTTATGCTTTCAAAGGATCACATTTTTTAATATTATGACAAGAACTTGGGAATATTTTTCCTATCTTTTATTGAATAAAGGCAttctgtatatcaaaatttttgctcccatttgtaaaatgaaaatgaCTTTTCTTACTTATTAGTCAAACTGGTTTTATGTACTATAAATTTGATTCAGAATCCTAGATTAATATACTTTTCTCAGATTTTGCTGATGCCATAAATTATTGAAATGAAGACTGAGATATCAAGTTTCTTGGTTTCCTTTGGAAACATAGTGTATTTTAATCGGTAAAAAATTGTTATATTTTGTACtcaataattttcagttttgtAAAATATGTAATGATTTAATATATTTTGATTATAATGTGTTCTGTTTTTGTTTCATATCTTCCTATGGGTTTTTATATGAAAgtagttggaagaaaatttcctACAACATATCTTTAGACAATAAatcaaataataaatataagATATATAAATCAAAGTCAAGAATACTTGAAATGATTGTTAAAATAATAACAGAAAAAGTGAACAATTTGTTTAAATTCATAATATAATTTGTCACAAAATACGTTTTTTGAGAAAAGATATTAATTCCATTGCAAGAGAAAGAATTGAATCTCAAAGGcagaaaacaatttattgatACACTATCATTACCAATCTGAAAGAGGGGTGGACAACCCAAAATTACAACAGAACTTTATACTTTTCTAATAGAAAACAAACGTATTTAGCTATACATTTGGATGCAAGATATCATTGCAAACATATGACACTTTTCATCCCTCATAAGAGTTCATAGCTATTTTAGATTATAATCTCAGTTTCACCTAGTTCTTCGTCAGAAGGCAGTTGAATTTTATCGACGCTAATCAAGTTTGGATCTATTAAAGGAAGTCCGTTCTTTTCCCTTCTGGCAAGTTCAATGTAGGCCTCTCTTTGTGCCCAATCCTTGTACGTATGGTCAGGTACATACGCAAAATAAAAGGTTCCCAACGTCAAAGCAAGGGTAACACAAGTGAAAAAGGACATATGACCATAAAATCTGTCTTTGCTCTTGTCTTTATCATAATATCCGAAGCTTATCCAATTCTTGTTAGGTTTAGGTACTGTCTTGCACTCGTCTACTGCaaccgtatcattttttttcgatgatACGGACACTAAccttttattattgatattaatGAATCTTCTAACTAATACTCTGCTTAATAAGACCTGAGAGcccattttcaaaatttttttatatcttttatAAATTGAGGTTAACTGTTATGTCACAACTACAGACCATAGACTTAATTTATTTATGTCTGTGATAACAGAGTACAGAGCGTACGGGTCTTATACTATGAATAAATTGGCCACATAATCTTGTCTTCTACTAACCGTAAGCTTCCCAAGACTCCCAATTGAAGGGCTCTGAAACGTTGGATTTTATTGAAAACGAAATATAGACTTACGTTATAATTTTATTTGACAAACACTGTAACTTCATTTTTGCAACATATGCAACACACCTTACTAGGCTGCGGTATCGTTGGTTGACAGACATTAGGGAGTTCAAAGCTTAGGCAACACACGTTACTCGAATGTTGAATCGTTAGTTGCCCAACTAATATAGATTTCTTAGGTTATGCAACACATCTTACTCAGCTTCTCCAGTGCCGGTCGTGCATATTCCGTCTAGGGCGCTTGGTCGTTACCCCTTTATTCCGACGAGAACGTTTGCCTGGCTTCGTGCAAGACCGGATAAAGGCGTTCCTCGCTGTTCCTATTATTCTTCGGTCGCTATTTCTATTCGGTAGTTTGTTGTGGAATTGATTTAGGTGGTGCAGTTGTGTGAGTGGTTCCGCTTTCCATATATCGATAAAAATAGTGCTTTTCGAGTACCGGCTTTGTGTTTTGTGGTGCACGGACTCGCATATTTGCTGGTGAGTGCCATTCGAACGATGTTTAATTGAATTTAATACAGAAAACCCTCGAATATGATATATACCTCCCACGCCGGAACAATTGTTATTTTCtggaaattaaaatgaaattttcgcaTTGGTGGATGAAAAACGCATTCGCAATGATAATGACAGATTGTTATTTTAATTTTTGCTGGAAAATATATCGGAAATCCTTGTAATCAACGATTGATCTTCCAACTATGTATAGTTAGTTACTCACCCCTACATACATCCCTATCAGATTGATTTTTTGATGGTTTGTAAGGCCTTCTGATGCAGATGGAAAACTCATTCCGGCAATTCCCAATGTTATTTTTCCATCTGTAATAATTTAATGTATTATGTTTGTTTTAAAGTGAACGGTTTTTGTTTTCCCTTGAGTGGTATTTTTCGCAATATTACTTTTCCTTGTCTTTGGATAGATTTTCTAAATATAAACGAATACCTTTGCACAAAACAAAGCTTGTGCTGAGTAGAACCGATTGGGAAAGCCCATTTTCATATCACTTatacagagaaaaaaaatttttgctttTGCAAGTTTGAATAAATATGATGTCTCCcaaatatttttgtttgtttctagaCACAGAGGCATCTTAGAAAATTCGCAAATACAtatttggttttctaaaatagtttttctttttgatttttcacgaaTTAATACTATTTTTCTCTAAATCTGCCACATAGATAGATTTCAAGATAcgacattcaattttttttcttatgacagaagtatattgtatttttttctttgcaaaaatgaaaaatagtattTGAATTCCGCGCTACATTCAGTTTTTCGCAAATTGATTAtgcattcacaattttttttaaattttttttcttataatcCACTAACAACAGAAAATCCATGAATTCATAACAAGATGGGTATATTTTACTCCAACAATTTGATGATAAATCAATTTCGATCAATAGGGAAATATGCAGCAGCTACAGGGTGTGTCAGAAATGAGTGGTCAACGTTTACGTATATTTGTACCTATAAGTCCTGTGCTTGCAGAATATCATGAGCTCAATTAaaaatgatttaattttttatttttatgattttgatTATTGAATTACCAGAGTTTTCCTCTATGTttgttttctaatgaattctgTACCTACTTGTAGCTTTTGATCACATAGCAAATAATATTAGATCAAATATTTGTTTCTTAATCTGGCGTTTTCAATATTTGCGAAATGATTAAACGACACAGGGATGATATATAGGTATAATCATTTCCACAGATCCAAATTTAAAAACGAACATATCTATTTTAATTTCTTTCAGTTTCTTTTCACCCATTGAGATTGTTTGTTAAATAAATTTCCATTTGGACCTGTAATCGCTTGAAACTATGTATAATATTCTCGTCAAAGCTATAAATATCTGGTAAATCCATTTACGTTACTATCAAAGTGATGGATTTTCACATATATAATTGTTTATCCTTTTCAATAGCTAATGAAACATTGATGAATATGAACTTGATCGTGAAAATTTGTATTCTTAAAAAAGCTTCATCGTTTTTAAAAGCCAGAACTGATCCCTAGCAGCAGAAGTTCATACTTCTGATTATTTTAATGAAGGATATAGATTTCCAAATACATACCTTGATTAACAATGAAATTATTAAGCGAGTTTGGAAAAGAGAActtgaattattgaatattcagTTCTATATAGACGATTGAATCCTAacaaattcttcaattaaatgtatgaatttttttatccaaaaaatattataaacaaGAATGTGAACATTGAGAAATGATTGGATATAAGTAATGAGATTATTCAAGTATCAGAAAGAATCCCACAGACATTCTGCTTGGAATTCTGCGTCTATTTTCTTGATGATTTCAATCCACTGATCTTTTCCCTTGAACTCTTGAACTTTTTTCACATTCTAGTGAAATGTTCAATCTTTTCCATAAGATGAATTTCTGCTATATGCCCAGTGTATGGTCGATTTTCATATACCAACCTTCACAAAAATTGCGGAGTGTTATTTTTCGTACAGGTCGACCTTCTAGCTCAATCCATTCAGGTATATCTTATCTTTGAAAGCAGTAGGAGAAAGAGAAGGAAATAGCTTCAGGCTGTATAACTGCAGCTGCTACTCTATTATGGGGGACCACCTGTCGGTTTTTGGTGGTTCTTAAAGATGCTGTGAAGTACCGTGTCATGTGTTCGTATAGTTTGGAAGAATTTGAAAGATCTGTCTCGAACATTCCTCGGAACATTTTCTTTTCGGTATTGTTTTCTGATTTCATCTCCAAAATCTAACGCAGcacatacatttttctttattttactTCGGAAACTTATTGGAAACgccaactaaaaaaaaaaatttcaatgttccattgaaaaaaattcaattaagaatATGATAAATTCtagatttgaataaaaaaaaaaattaaatgaagagAAATTTGAAAGTCTCTGTAAAGCTGGTACTTGGTTGGTATCCCAGGATCTCGTCCCAAGCATTCTATTCTTCGAGGCATACTTTCGATGAGAGATAAAATTTAGAGTCTTTCACTCgtatgtacaaatatttcaacagtagattcttgaggtcagatgtaagacttttttcctttagcatttttttcgaatcggttcggtttgaaaggtacaggctgttaaaaatccataaaaaggttttttttagttttctcacaaacggttttatcgaatgcaatgaatttcggaatatgatttttcgttcatttgattaatctttttcgaacacaagatatcacctacgtcttccagttttctgttttctcatcacttaccataaaaataccaaaaattcaaagaacccaactttttaaagtaagttggatgctatctaatgaatatttgaacgttttgtaaaataaaagtatattttatatatatatatatttatatatttttacgTTTAATGCgttgtttttgagtaatttttatgttcaaaaatgaaaaaatagctgtgaaattttaaaaattcgatactttggctgaatacaactctgcttgaaagatctacagatgtgcagtgtcatagatttagcttgtcatttcaagagaattttgtttctccaggggtggcatagctcatcctgaaaacttaaaatgtttatatctttttatcaggggcgaatcggaaaaaatggtataggaaaaaagtgtttgtttcgacctaaagaatctactgttaaaatctaGACTCGTCCAATTTCGATCTTCAACTGTCCAATTGCGGTGTTCCTCGGCCCACTGCTGTCGTCTACTGGAGTACTCTGCTCCCTGTCCAAACTGGGATGCTGTATTTTAAACGCAGAATGTTATAATACTcatcaaattttttcaacttagtttatgaaattttttaaaaatacataaatttattataatatttacattttttttgtaCCAACTTTATacatgtatttatttattttttcaggtGCCGTTTATGAACTCTGAGGTCGCCTAGGCCTGAACGCGCGCGCATCATGTATCCAGCCACCCCAATAACCTTTTTGTTCTTTGTCGGCGTGGTGTTCGCCGCCGACGACACGTCCGGTCCTGTATTTGTGCGCGAGCCGCCCAATCGAGTCGATTTCTCCAATACGACGGGGGCAGTAGTGGAGTGTAGTGCCAGGGGTAACCCCCCACCCGACATAATCTGGGTTCGGTCCGATGGTACTGCCGTAGGTGACGTCCCTGGGTTAAGACAAGTGCTGGCCAATGGCAACCTGGTCTTTCCCCCCTTCAGGGCCGAGGATTACCGTCAGGAAGTGCATGCACAGGTTTATTCATGTTTGGCAAGGAATTCCGTTGGATCTATCAATTCTAGAGATGTCAACGTTAGGGCAGGTAATACAGAGGATATTTTCGTTACACACGCTacagaaatataaaaatattatattaatataatattatacattAAAATCACATCtaataattatataattataaattatattataattatatataattatatattctaagtaattaaatataatatataatttttttatccagATATGAATTGAGGAATTGTGTCTACCCATCTGTTCAgagttttatattttttaactGAACTAGAAATATGCATGAGTTGcaagttttatattttatacAACATTTATATGACAGAAATAATGTATATAATGTAtaatgtatatatttatatacatatttacCTAAGTttacaaaaaataataaaaaacgaAATGATAATTTTTGAATGCAAATAGCATGAAAAAGAAATTGGAGAAGGAACTCTGAAATAGCATAAAAAATAGTTTACTATTGGGTATCGTTTTAAAGAAAGTTT
Above is a window of Coccinella septempunctata chromosome 5, icCocSept1.1, whole genome shotgun sequence DNA encoding:
- the LOC123313364 gene encoding coenzyme Q-binding protein COQ10 homolog A, mitochondrial, translating into MASITKFVRKIHFKTPEKEKQHFARKLVGFSSEEMFNVVADVKNYDKFVPFCTKSTVHSESTNNLRATLEIGFPPIIESYTSNVTLIRPKLVRAVCSEGRLFHYLENTWRFSSGLKSNPRSCIIDFYICFRFKSLIHSQIALFFFDNLVSKMEKAFIEEAGKRYGQATVPIYPLEVVKT
- the LOC123313502 gene encoding NADH dehydrogenase [ubiquinone] 1 beta subcomplex subunit 11, mitochondrial, translating into MGSQVLLSRVLVRRFININNKRLVSVSSKKNDTVAVDECKTVPKPNKNWISFGYYDKDKSKDRFYGHMSFFTCVTLALTLGTFYFAYVPDHTYKDWAQREAYIELARREKNGLPLIDPNLISVDKIQLPSDEELGETEIII
- the LOC123313501 gene encoding aurora kinase C; protein product: MAEIKNKKCGTEDQSNTKQKDLVHSTPKLKSTRPPARTVLMDSTNTKEKKDSPVARSRNTKVNDLAAEGASQNRKPEVGKTSQSKNPSNTKQDKNVHKWTLADFDIGKPLGKGKFGNVYLAREKRTKFIVALKVLFKNAINSYNNEHQVRREIEIQTHLRHPNIIRMFAYFHDETRVYLVLEYAPNGTLYKALQSAPNKRFHEPITANYFAQVTDALKYCHAHKVIHRDIKPENLLLGPAGEIKIADFGWSVHAPSSRRETLCGTLDYLPPEMVLGKPHNEKVDLWSLGVLCYELLVGRPPFETESYENTYNAIRTIKYSFPDYVSAEAKDLISKLLVLDPDERLSLENILKHPWVLKHVEK